One stretch of Xiphophorus maculatus strain JP 163 A chromosome 19, X_maculatus-5.0-male, whole genome shotgun sequence DNA includes these proteins:
- the lck gene encoding tyrosine-protein kinase Lck gives MGCTCSSDSDSEWMENLDEICEHCNCPIPPQACNPYTDQVIPYPSQYTPPMSPLPDNIGVAIYSYDPKHEGDLGFDKGDKLKIINKDDAEWYLAESLTTGQQGYIPHNFIAMTTVETEPWFFRNVSRNDAMRLLLAPGNTQGSFLIRESETSKGSYSLSVRDLDHNTGEGVKHYRIRNMDDGGFYVTTKISFNSLKELVQHYSRESDGLCTVLVKPCQSRAPQKPWWQDEWEIPRESLKLERRLGAGQFGEVWMGIYNNDRKVAIKNLKIGTMSVEAFMAEANMMKNLQHARLVRLFAVVTQEPIYIVTEYMENGSLVDYLKTQEGSSLPINTLIDMSSQVADGMAFIERKNYIHRDLRAANILVSHELICKIADFGLARLIEDNEYTAREGAKFPIKWTAPEAINYGTFSIKSDVWSFGILLTEIVTYGRIPYPGMSNPEVIQNLERGYRMPAPENCPDELYDIMKECWTERPEDRPTFDYLKHLLEDFFTATERQYQE, from the exons TACACAGATCAGGTGATTCCATATCCATCACAGTATACGCCCCCGATGTCACCTTTACCAG ATAACATTGGGGTGGCCATTTACAGCTATGATCCCAAACATGAAGGAGACCTGGGCTTTGATAAAGGAGACAAACTCAAGATCATCAACAA GGACGACGCAGAGTGGTACCTGGCCGAGTCGCTCACCACAGGCCAGCAGGGCTACATTCCCCACAACTTCATCGCAATGACCACGGTGGAGACTGAACC GTGGTTCTTCAGGAACGTCTCTCGAAACGATGCTATGAGGCTCCTCCTGGCTCCCGGGAACACGCAGGGCTCTTTCCTGATTCGAGAAAGCGAGACTTCCAAAG GGTCATATTCATTATCAGTCCGAGATCTAGACCACAACACGGGGGAAGGCGTGAAGCACTACAGGATCCGCAACATGGACGATGGAGGCTTCTACGTCACAACCAAAATATCTTTCAACTCCCTGAAGGAGCTCGTCCAGCATTACTCCC GTGAATCAGATGGATTGTGCACAGTCCTGGTGAAGCCCTGTCAGTCCAGGGCGCCGCAGAAACCCTGGTGGCAGGACGAGTGGGAGATCCCCCGCGAGTCCCTGAAGCTGGAGCGCAGGCTCGGAGCTGGACAGTTCGGAGAAGTCTGGATGG GTATCTACAACAACGACAGGAAAGTGGCaataaagaatctgaaaataGGCACCATGTCAGTGGAGGCTTTCATGGCAGAAGCCAACATGATGAAGAACCTGCAGCATGCTCGTCTCGTCCGTCTCTTCGCCGTAGTTACCCAGGAGCCTATATATATTGTCACAGAGTACATGGAAAATG ggagCTTGGTAGACTACCTGAAAACACAGGAGGGAAGCAGCTTACCCATCAACACACTGATAGACATGTCGTCACAG GTGGCTGACGGCATGGCGTTCATCGAGCGAAAGAATTATATTCATCGAGACCTGAGGGCTGCCAACATTCTAGTTTCCCATGAACTCATCTGCAAAATCGCAGATTTTGGCCTTGCAAGATTGATAGAGGACAATGAATACACAGCCAGAGAAG GTGCAAAGTTCCCCATTAAATGGACCGCTCCAGAAGCTATAAACTATGGCACTTTCTCCATAAAATCTGATGTGTGGTCATTTGGGATTCTTCTCACAGAAATAGTGACATACGGGCGTATTCCTTACCCAG GTATGTCCAACCCAGAAGTGATCCAGAACTTGGAGCGGGGATACAGGATGCCGGCGCCAGAAAACTGCCCTGATGAGCTTTATGACATCATGAAGGAGTGTTGGACGGAGAGACCAGAGGACAGACCCACGTTTGACTACCTGAAGCACCTCCTGGAGGATTTCTTCACTGCCACAGAGAGGCAGTACCAAGAGTAG